The Symphalangus syndactylus isolate Jambi chromosome 23, NHGRI_mSymSyn1-v2.1_pri, whole genome shotgun sequence genome has a window encoding:
- the TUBB gene encoding tubulin beta chain isoform X14, with the protein MREIVHIQAGQCGNQIGAKFWEVISDEHGIDPTGTYHGDSDLQLDRISVYYNEATGGKYVPRAILVDLEPGTMDSVRSGPFGQIFRPDNFVFGQSGAGNNWAKGHYTEGAELVDSVLDVVRKEAESCDCLQGFQLTHSLGGGTGSGMGTLLISKIREEYPDRIMNTFSLTTPTYGDLNHLVSATMSGVTTCLRFPGQLNADLRKLAVNMVPFPRLHFFMPGFAPLTSRGSQQYRALTVPELTQQVFDAKNMMAACDPRHGRYLTVAAVFRAVCDIPPRGLKMAVTFIGNSTAIQELFKRISEQFTAMFRRKAFLHWYTGEGMDEMEFTEAESNMNDLVSEYQQYQDATAEEEEDFGEEAEEEA; encoded by the exons aTGAGGGAAATCGTGCACATCCAGGCTGGTCAGTGTGGCAACCAGATCGGTGCCAAG TTCTGGGAGGTGATCAGTGATGAACATGGCATCGACCCCACCGGCACCTACCACGGGGACAGCGACCTGCAGCTGGACCGCATCTCTGTGTACTACAATGAAGCCACAG GTGGCAAATATGTTCCTCGTGCCATCCTGGTGGATCTAGAACCTGGGACCATGGACTCTGTTCGCTCAGGTCCTTTTGGCCAGATCTTTAGACCAGACAACTTTGTATTTG GTCAGTCTGGGGCAGGTAACAACTGGGCCAAAGGCCACTACACAGAGGGCGCCGAGCTGGTTGATTCTGTCCTGGATGTGGTACGGAAGGAGGCAGAGAGCTGTGACTGCCTGCAGGGCTTCCAGCTGACCCACTCACTGGGCGGGGGCACAGGCTCTGGAATGGGCACTCTCCTTATCAGCAAGATCCGAGAAGAATACCCTGATCGCATCATGAATACCTTCAGT CTGACCACACCAACCTACGGGGATCTGAACCACCTCGTCTCAGCCACCATGAGCGGTGTCACCACCTGCCTCCGTTTCCCTGGCCAGCTCAACGCTGACCTCCGCAAGTTGGCAGTCAACATGGTCCCCTTCCCACGTCTCCATTTCTTTATGCCTGGCTTTGCCCCTCTCACCAGCCGTGGAAGCCAGCAGTATCGAGCTCTCACAGTGCCGGAACTCACCCAGCAGGTCTTCGACGCCAAGAACATGATGGCTGCCTGTGACCCCCGCCACGGCCGATACCTCACCGTGGCTGCTGTCTTCCGTG CCGTCTGTGACATCCCACCTCGTGGCCTCAAGATGGCAGTCACCTTCATTGGCAATAGCACAGCCATCCAGGAGCTCTTCAAGCGCATCTCGGAGCAGTTCACTGCCATGTTCCGCCGAAAGGCCTTCCTCCACTGGTACACAGGCGAGGGCATGGACGAGATGGAGTTCACCGAAGCTGAGAGCAACATGAACGACCTCGTCTCTGAGTATCAGCAGTACCAGGATGCCACcgcagaagaggaggaggatttCGGTGAGGAGGCCGAAGAGGAGGCCTAA
- the TUBB gene encoding tubulin beta chain isoform X2, producing the protein MREIVHIQAGQCGNQIGAKFWEVISDEHGIDPTGTYHGDSDLQLDRISVYYNEATGKGRSPGSGKYVPRAILVDLEPGTMDSVRSGPFGQIFRPDNFVFGQSGAGNNWAKGHYTEGAELVDSVLDVVRKEAESCDCLQGFQLTHSLGGGTGSGMGTLLISKIREEYPDRIMNTFSVVPSPKVSDTVVEPYNATLSVHQLVENTDETYCIDNEALYDICFRTLKLTTPTYGDLNHLVSATMSGVTTCLRFPGQLNADLRKLAVNMVPFPRLHFFMPGFAPLTSRGSQQYRALTVPELTQQVFDAKNMMAACDPRHGRYLTVAAVFRGRMSMKEVDEQMLNVQNKNSSYFVEWIPNNVKTAVCDIPPRGLKMAVTFIGNSTAIQELFKRISEQFTAMFRRKAFLHWYTGEGMDEMEFTEAESNMNDLVSEYQQYQDATAEEEEDFGEEAEEEA; encoded by the exons aTGAGGGAAATCGTGCACATCCAGGCTGGTCAGTGTGGCAACCAGATCGGTGCCAAG TTCTGGGAGGTGATCAGTGATGAACATGGCATCGACCCCACCGGCACCTACCACGGGGACAGCGACCTGCAGCTGGACCGCATCTCTGTGTACTACAATGAAGCCACAGGTAAGGGCAGGAGCCCGGGCA GTGGCAAATATGTTCCTCGTGCCATCCTGGTGGATCTAGAACCTGGGACCATGGACTCTGTTCGCTCAGGTCCTTTTGGCCAGATCTTTAGACCAGACAACTTTGTATTTG GTCAGTCTGGGGCAGGTAACAACTGGGCCAAAGGCCACTACACAGAGGGCGCCGAGCTGGTTGATTCTGTCCTGGATGTGGTACGGAAGGAGGCAGAGAGCTGTGACTGCCTGCAGGGCTTCCAGCTGACCCACTCACTGGGCGGGGGCACAGGCTCTGGAATGGGCACTCTCCTTATCAGCAAGATCCGAGAAGAATACCCTGATCGCATCATGAATACCTTCAGTGTGGTGCCTTCACCCAAAGTGTCTGACACCGTCGTCGAGCCCTACAATGCCACCCTCTCCGTCCATCAGTTGGTAGAGAACACTGATGAGACCTATTGCATTGACAACGAGGCCCTCTATGATATCTGCTTCCGCACTCTGAAGCTGACCACACCAACCTACGGGGATCTGAACCACCTCGTCTCAGCCACCATGAGCGGTGTCACCACCTGCCTCCGTTTCCCTGGCCAGCTCAACGCTGACCTCCGCAAGTTGGCAGTCAACATGGTCCCCTTCCCACGTCTCCATTTCTTTATGCCTGGCTTTGCCCCTCTCACCAGCCGTGGAAGCCAGCAGTATCGAGCTCTCACAGTGCCGGAACTCACCCAGCAGGTCTTCGACGCCAAGAACATGATGGCTGCCTGTGACCCCCGCCACGGCCGATACCTCACCGTGGCTGCTGTCTTCCGTGGTCGGATGTCCATGAAGGAGGTCGATGAGCAGATGCTTAACGTGCAGAACAAGAACAGCAGCTACTTTGTGGAATGGATCCCCAACAATGTCAAGACAGCCGTCTGTGACATCCCACCTCGTGGCCTCAAGATGGCAGTCACCTTCATTGGCAATAGCACAGCCATCCAGGAGCTCTTCAAGCGCATCTCGGAGCAGTTCACTGCCATGTTCCGCCGAAAGGCCTTCCTCCACTGGTACACAGGCGAGGGCATGGACGAGATGGAGTTCACCGAAGCTGAGAGCAACATGAACGACCTCGTCTCTGAGTATCAGCAGTACCAGGATGCCACcgcagaagaggaggaggatttCGGTGAGGAGGCCGAAGAGGAGGCCTAA
- the TUBB gene encoding tubulin beta chain isoform X5, with product MREIVHIQAGQCGNQIGAKFWEVISDEHGIDPTGTYHGDSDLQLDRISVYYNEATGGKYVPRAILVDLEPGTMDSVRSGPFGQIFRPDNFVFGQSGAGNNWAKGHYTEGAELVDSVLDVVRKEAESCDCLQGFQLTHSLGGGTGSGMGTLLISKIREEYPDRIMNTFSVVPSPKVSDTVVEPYNATLSTYCIDNEALYDICFRTLKLTTPTYGDLNHLVSATMSGVTTCLRFPGQLNADLRKLAVNMVPFPRLHFFMPGFAPLTSRGSQQYRALTVPELTQQVFDAKNMMAACDPRHGRYLTVAAVFRGRMSMKEVDEQMLNVQNKNSSYFVEWIPNNVKTAVCDIPPRGLKMAVTFIGNSTAIQELFKRISEQFTAMFRRKAFLHWYTGEGMDEMEFTEAESNMNDLVSEYQQYQDATAEEEEDFGEEAEEEA from the exons aTGAGGGAAATCGTGCACATCCAGGCTGGTCAGTGTGGCAACCAGATCGGTGCCAAG TTCTGGGAGGTGATCAGTGATGAACATGGCATCGACCCCACCGGCACCTACCACGGGGACAGCGACCTGCAGCTGGACCGCATCTCTGTGTACTACAATGAAGCCACAG GTGGCAAATATGTTCCTCGTGCCATCCTGGTGGATCTAGAACCTGGGACCATGGACTCTGTTCGCTCAGGTCCTTTTGGCCAGATCTTTAGACCAGACAACTTTGTATTTG GTCAGTCTGGGGCAGGTAACAACTGGGCCAAAGGCCACTACACAGAGGGCGCCGAGCTGGTTGATTCTGTCCTGGATGTGGTACGGAAGGAGGCAGAGAGCTGTGACTGCCTGCAGGGCTTCCAGCTGACCCACTCACTGGGCGGGGGCACAGGCTCTGGAATGGGCACTCTCCTTATCAGCAAGATCCGAGAAGAATACCCTGATCGCATCATGAATACCTTCAGTGTGGTGCCTTCACCCAAAGTGTCTGACACCGTCGTCGAGCCCTACAATGCCACCCTCTCC ACCTATTGCATTGACAACGAGGCCCTCTATGATATCTGCTTCCGCACTCTGAAGCTGACCACACCAACCTACGGGGATCTGAACCACCTCGTCTCAGCCACCATGAGCGGTGTCACCACCTGCCTCCGTTTCCCTGGCCAGCTCAACGCTGACCTCCGCAAGTTGGCAGTCAACATGGTCCCCTTCCCACGTCTCCATTTCTTTATGCCTGGCTTTGCCCCTCTCACCAGCCGTGGAAGCCAGCAGTATCGAGCTCTCACAGTGCCGGAACTCACCCAGCAGGTCTTCGACGCCAAGAACATGATGGCTGCCTGTGACCCCCGCCACGGCCGATACCTCACCGTGGCTGCTGTCTTCCGTGGTCGGATGTCCATGAAGGAGGTCGATGAGCAGATGCTTAACGTGCAGAACAAGAACAGCAGCTACTTTGTGGAATGGATCCCCAACAATGTCAAGACAGCCGTCTGTGACATCCCACCTCGTGGCCTCAAGATGGCAGTCACCTTCATTGGCAATAGCACAGCCATCCAGGAGCTCTTCAAGCGCATCTCGGAGCAGTTCACTGCCATGTTCCGCCGAAAGGCCTTCCTCCACTGGTACACAGGCGAGGGCATGGACGAGATGGAGTTCACCGAAGCTGAGAGCAACATGAACGACCTCGTCTCTGAGTATCAGCAGTACCAGGATGCCACcgcagaagaggaggaggatttCGGTGAGGAGGCCGAAGAGGAGGCCTAA
- the TUBB gene encoding tubulin beta chain isoform X6, with amino-acid sequence MREIVHIQAGQCGNQIGAKFWEVISDEHGIDPTGTYHGDSDLQLDRISVYYNEATGGKYVPRAILVDLEPGTMDSVRSGPFGQIFRPDNFVFGQSGAGNNWAKGHYTEGAELVDSVLDVVRKEAESCDCLQGFQLTHSLGGGTGSGMGTLLISKIREEYPDRIMNTFSVVPSPKVSDTVLVENTDETYCIDNEALYDICFRTLKLTTPTYGDLNHLVSATMSGVTTCLRFPGQLNADLRKLAVNMVPFPRLHFFMPGFAPLTSRGSQQYRALTVPELTQQVFDAKNMMAACDPRHGRYLTVAAVFRGRMSMKEVDEQMLNVQNKNSSYFVEWIPNNVKTAVCDIPPRGLKMAVTFIGNSTAIQELFKRISEQFTAMFRRKAFLHWYTGEGMDEMEFTEAESNMNDLVSEYQQYQDATAEEEEDFGEEAEEEA; translated from the exons aTGAGGGAAATCGTGCACATCCAGGCTGGTCAGTGTGGCAACCAGATCGGTGCCAAG TTCTGGGAGGTGATCAGTGATGAACATGGCATCGACCCCACCGGCACCTACCACGGGGACAGCGACCTGCAGCTGGACCGCATCTCTGTGTACTACAATGAAGCCACAG GTGGCAAATATGTTCCTCGTGCCATCCTGGTGGATCTAGAACCTGGGACCATGGACTCTGTTCGCTCAGGTCCTTTTGGCCAGATCTTTAGACCAGACAACTTTGTATTTG GTCAGTCTGGGGCAGGTAACAACTGGGCCAAAGGCCACTACACAGAGGGCGCCGAGCTGGTTGATTCTGTCCTGGATGTGGTACGGAAGGAGGCAGAGAGCTGTGACTGCCTGCAGGGCTTCCAGCTGACCCACTCACTGGGCGGGGGCACAGGCTCTGGAATGGGCACTCTCCTTATCAGCAAGATCCGAGAAGAATACCCTGATCGCATCATGAATACCTTCAGTGTGGTGCCTTCACCCAAAGTGTCTGACACCGTC TTGGTAGAGAACACTGATGAGACCTATTGCATTGACAACGAGGCCCTCTATGATATCTGCTTCCGCACTCTGAAGCTGACCACACCAACCTACGGGGATCTGAACCACCTCGTCTCAGCCACCATGAGCGGTGTCACCACCTGCCTCCGTTTCCCTGGCCAGCTCAACGCTGACCTCCGCAAGTTGGCAGTCAACATGGTCCCCTTCCCACGTCTCCATTTCTTTATGCCTGGCTTTGCCCCTCTCACCAGCCGTGGAAGCCAGCAGTATCGAGCTCTCACAGTGCCGGAACTCACCCAGCAGGTCTTCGACGCCAAGAACATGATGGCTGCCTGTGACCCCCGCCACGGCCGATACCTCACCGTGGCTGCTGTCTTCCGTGGTCGGATGTCCATGAAGGAGGTCGATGAGCAGATGCTTAACGTGCAGAACAAGAACAGCAGCTACTTTGTGGAATGGATCCCCAACAATGTCAAGACAGCCGTCTGTGACATCCCACCTCGTGGCCTCAAGATGGCAGTCACCTTCATTGGCAATAGCACAGCCATCCAGGAGCTCTTCAAGCGCATCTCGGAGCAGTTCACTGCCATGTTCCGCCGAAAGGCCTTCCTCCACTGGTACACAGGCGAGGGCATGGACGAGATGGAGTTCACCGAAGCTGAGAGCAACATGAACGACCTCGTCTCTGAGTATCAGCAGTACCAGGATGCCACcgcagaagaggaggaggatttCGGTGAGGAGGCCGAAGAGGAGGCCTAA
- the TUBB gene encoding tubulin beta chain isoform X1, whose translation MREIVHIQAGQCGNQIGAKFWEVISDEHGIDPTGTYHGDSDLQLDRISVYYNEATGKGGKYVPRAILVDLEPGTMDSVRSGPFGQIFRPDNFVFGQSGAGNNWAKGHYTEGAELVDSVLDVVRKEAESCDCLQGFQLTHSLGGGTGSGMGTLLISKIREEYPDRIMNTFSVVPSPKVSDTVVEPYNATLSVHQLVENTDETYCIDNEALYDICFRTLKLTTPTYGDLNHLVSATMSGVTTCLRFPGQLNADLRKLAVNMVPFPRLHFFMPGFAPLTSRGSQQYRALTVPELTQQVFDAKNMMAACDPRHGRYLTVAAVFRGRMSMKEVDEQMLNVQNKNSSYFVEWIPNNVKTAVCDIPPRGLKMAVTFIGNSTAIQELFKRISEQFTAMFRRKAFLHWYTGEGMDEMEFTEAESNMNDLVSEYQQYQDATAEEEEDFGEEAEEEA comes from the exons aTGAGGGAAATCGTGCACATCCAGGCTGGTCAGTGTGGCAACCAGATCGGTGCCAAG TTCTGGGAGGTGATCAGTGATGAACATGGCATCGACCCCACCGGCACCTACCACGGGGACAGCGACCTGCAGCTGGACCGCATCTCTGTGTACTACAATGAAGCCACAGGTAAGG GTGGCAAATATGTTCCTCGTGCCATCCTGGTGGATCTAGAACCTGGGACCATGGACTCTGTTCGCTCAGGTCCTTTTGGCCAGATCTTTAGACCAGACAACTTTGTATTTG GTCAGTCTGGGGCAGGTAACAACTGGGCCAAAGGCCACTACACAGAGGGCGCCGAGCTGGTTGATTCTGTCCTGGATGTGGTACGGAAGGAGGCAGAGAGCTGTGACTGCCTGCAGGGCTTCCAGCTGACCCACTCACTGGGCGGGGGCACAGGCTCTGGAATGGGCACTCTCCTTATCAGCAAGATCCGAGAAGAATACCCTGATCGCATCATGAATACCTTCAGTGTGGTGCCTTCACCCAAAGTGTCTGACACCGTCGTCGAGCCCTACAATGCCACCCTCTCCGTCCATCAGTTGGTAGAGAACACTGATGAGACCTATTGCATTGACAACGAGGCCCTCTATGATATCTGCTTCCGCACTCTGAAGCTGACCACACCAACCTACGGGGATCTGAACCACCTCGTCTCAGCCACCATGAGCGGTGTCACCACCTGCCTCCGTTTCCCTGGCCAGCTCAACGCTGACCTCCGCAAGTTGGCAGTCAACATGGTCCCCTTCCCACGTCTCCATTTCTTTATGCCTGGCTTTGCCCCTCTCACCAGCCGTGGAAGCCAGCAGTATCGAGCTCTCACAGTGCCGGAACTCACCCAGCAGGTCTTCGACGCCAAGAACATGATGGCTGCCTGTGACCCCCGCCACGGCCGATACCTCACCGTGGCTGCTGTCTTCCGTGGTCGGATGTCCATGAAGGAGGTCGATGAGCAGATGCTTAACGTGCAGAACAAGAACAGCAGCTACTTTGTGGAATGGATCCCCAACAATGTCAAGACAGCCGTCTGTGACATCCCACCTCGTGGCCTCAAGATGGCAGTCACCTTCATTGGCAATAGCACAGCCATCCAGGAGCTCTTCAAGCGCATCTCGGAGCAGTTCACTGCCATGTTCCGCCGAAAGGCCTTCCTCCACTGGTACACAGGCGAGGGCATGGACGAGATGGAGTTCACCGAAGCTGAGAGCAACATGAACGACCTCGTCTCTGAGTATCAGCAGTACCAGGATGCCACcgcagaagaggaggaggatttCGGTGAGGAGGCCGAAGAGGAGGCCTAA
- the TUBB gene encoding tubulin beta chain isoform X7, translated as MREIVHIQAGQCGNQIGAKFWEVISDEHGIDPTGTYHGDSDLQLDRISVYYNEATGGKYVPRAILVDLEPGTMDSVRSGPFGQIFRPDNFVFGQSGAGNNWSCDCLQGFQLTHSLGGGTGSGMGTLLISKIREEYPDRIMNTFSVVPSPKVSDTVVEPYNATLSVHQLVENTDETYCIDNEALYDICFRTLKLTTPTYGDLNHLVSATMSGVTTCLRFPGQLNADLRKLAVNMVPFPRLHFFMPGFAPLTSRGSQQYRALTVPELTQQVFDAKNMMAACDPRHGRYLTVAAVFRGRMSMKEVDEQMLNVQNKNSSYFVEWIPNNVKTAVCDIPPRGLKMAVTFIGNSTAIQELFKRISEQFTAMFRRKAFLHWYTGEGMDEMEFTEAESNMNDLVSEYQQYQDATAEEEEDFGEEAEEEA; from the exons aTGAGGGAAATCGTGCACATCCAGGCTGGTCAGTGTGGCAACCAGATCGGTGCCAAG TTCTGGGAGGTGATCAGTGATGAACATGGCATCGACCCCACCGGCACCTACCACGGGGACAGCGACCTGCAGCTGGACCGCATCTCTGTGTACTACAATGAAGCCACAG GTGGCAAATATGTTCCTCGTGCCATCCTGGTGGATCTAGAACCTGGGACCATGGACTCTGTTCGCTCAGGTCCTTTTGGCCAGATCTTTAGACCAGACAACTTTGTATTTG GTCAGTCTGGGGCAGGTAACAACTGG AGCTGTGACTGCCTGCAGGGCTTCCAGCTGACCCACTCACTGGGCGGGGGCACAGGCTCTGGAATGGGCACTCTCCTTATCAGCAAGATCCGAGAAGAATACCCTGATCGCATCATGAATACCTTCAGTGTGGTGCCTTCACCCAAAGTGTCTGACACCGTCGTCGAGCCCTACAATGCCACCCTCTCCGTCCATCAGTTGGTAGAGAACACTGATGAGACCTATTGCATTGACAACGAGGCCCTCTATGATATCTGCTTCCGCACTCTGAAGCTGACCACACCAACCTACGGGGATCTGAACCACCTCGTCTCAGCCACCATGAGCGGTGTCACCACCTGCCTCCGTTTCCCTGGCCAGCTCAACGCTGACCTCCGCAAGTTGGCAGTCAACATGGTCCCCTTCCCACGTCTCCATTTCTTTATGCCTGGCTTTGCCCCTCTCACCAGCCGTGGAAGCCAGCAGTATCGAGCTCTCACAGTGCCGGAACTCACCCAGCAGGTCTTCGACGCCAAGAACATGATGGCTGCCTGTGACCCCCGCCACGGCCGATACCTCACCGTGGCTGCTGTCTTCCGTGGTCGGATGTCCATGAAGGAGGTCGATGAGCAGATGCTTAACGTGCAGAACAAGAACAGCAGCTACTTTGTGGAATGGATCCCCAACAATGTCAAGACAGCCGTCTGTGACATCCCACCTCGTGGCCTCAAGATGGCAGTCACCTTCATTGGCAATAGCACAGCCATCCAGGAGCTCTTCAAGCGCATCTCGGAGCAGTTCACTGCCATGTTCCGCCGAAAGGCCTTCCTCCACTGGTACACAGGCGAGGGCATGGACGAGATGGAGTTCACCGAAGCTGAGAGCAACATGAACGACCTCGTCTCTGAGTATCAGCAGTACCAGGATGCCACcgcagaagaggaggaggatttCGGTGAGGAGGCCGAAGAGGAGGCCTAA
- the TUBB gene encoding tubulin beta chain isoform X3, which produces MREIVHIQAGQCGNQIGAKFWEVISDEHGIDPTGTYHGDSDLQLDRISVYYNEATGGKYVPRAILVDLEPGTMDSVRSGPFGQIFRPDNFVFGQSGAGNNWAKGHYTEGAELVDSVLDVVRKEAESCDCLQGFQLTHSLGGGTGSGMGTLLISKIREEYPDRIMNTFSVVPSPKVSDTVVEPYNATLSVHQLVENTDETYCIDNEALYDICFRTLKLTTPTYGDLNHLVSATMSGVTTCLRFPGQLNADLRKLAVNMVPFPRLHFFMPGFAPLTSRGSQQYRALTVPELTQQVFDAKNMMAACDPRHGRYLTVAAVFRGRMSMKEVDEQMLNVQNKNSSYFVEWIPNNVKTAVCDIPPRGLKMAVTFIGNSTAIQELFKRISEQFTAMFRRKAFLHWYTGEGMDEMEFTEAESNMNDLVSEYQQYQDATAEEEEDFGEEAEEEA; this is translated from the exons aTGAGGGAAATCGTGCACATCCAGGCTGGTCAGTGTGGCAACCAGATCGGTGCCAAG TTCTGGGAGGTGATCAGTGATGAACATGGCATCGACCCCACCGGCACCTACCACGGGGACAGCGACCTGCAGCTGGACCGCATCTCTGTGTACTACAATGAAGCCACAG GTGGCAAATATGTTCCTCGTGCCATCCTGGTGGATCTAGAACCTGGGACCATGGACTCTGTTCGCTCAGGTCCTTTTGGCCAGATCTTTAGACCAGACAACTTTGTATTTG GTCAGTCTGGGGCAGGTAACAACTGGGCCAAAGGCCACTACACAGAGGGCGCCGAGCTGGTTGATTCTGTCCTGGATGTGGTACGGAAGGAGGCAGAGAGCTGTGACTGCCTGCAGGGCTTCCAGCTGACCCACTCACTGGGCGGGGGCACAGGCTCTGGAATGGGCACTCTCCTTATCAGCAAGATCCGAGAAGAATACCCTGATCGCATCATGAATACCTTCAGTGTGGTGCCTTCACCCAAAGTGTCTGACACCGTCGTCGAGCCCTACAATGCCACCCTCTCCGTCCATCAGTTGGTAGAGAACACTGATGAGACCTATTGCATTGACAACGAGGCCCTCTATGATATCTGCTTCCGCACTCTGAAGCTGACCACACCAACCTACGGGGATCTGAACCACCTCGTCTCAGCCACCATGAGCGGTGTCACCACCTGCCTCCGTTTCCCTGGCCAGCTCAACGCTGACCTCCGCAAGTTGGCAGTCAACATGGTCCCCTTCCCACGTCTCCATTTCTTTATGCCTGGCTTTGCCCCTCTCACCAGCCGTGGAAGCCAGCAGTATCGAGCTCTCACAGTGCCGGAACTCACCCAGCAGGTCTTCGACGCCAAGAACATGATGGCTGCCTGTGACCCCCGCCACGGCCGATACCTCACCGTGGCTGCTGTCTTCCGTGGTCGGATGTCCATGAAGGAGGTCGATGAGCAGATGCTTAACGTGCAGAACAAGAACAGCAGCTACTTTGTGGAATGGATCCCCAACAATGTCAAGACAGCCGTCTGTGACATCCCACCTCGTGGCCTCAAGATGGCAGTCACCTTCATTGGCAATAGCACAGCCATCCAGGAGCTCTTCAAGCGCATCTCGGAGCAGTTCACTGCCATGTTCCGCCGAAAGGCCTTCCTCCACTGGTACACAGGCGAGGGCATGGACGAGATGGAGTTCACCGAAGCTGAGAGCAACATGAACGACCTCGTCTCTGAGTATCAGCAGTACCAGGATGCCACcgcagaagaggaggaggatttCGGTGAGGAGGCCGAAGAGGAGGCCTAA
- the TUBB gene encoding tubulin beta chain isoform X19: MREIVHIQAGQCGNQIGAKFWEVISDEHGIDPTGTYHGDSDLQLDRISVYYNEATGGKYVPRAILVDLEPGTMDSVRSGPFGQIFRPDNFVFGQSGAGNNWAKGHYTEGAELVDSVLDVVRKEVDEQMLNVQNKNSSYFVEWIPNNVKTAVCDIPPRGLKMAVTFIGNSTAIQELFKRISEQFTAMFRRKAFLHWYTGEGMDEMEFTEAESNMNDLVSEYQQYQDATAEEEEDFGEEAEEEA; encoded by the exons aTGAGGGAAATCGTGCACATCCAGGCTGGTCAGTGTGGCAACCAGATCGGTGCCAAG TTCTGGGAGGTGATCAGTGATGAACATGGCATCGACCCCACCGGCACCTACCACGGGGACAGCGACCTGCAGCTGGACCGCATCTCTGTGTACTACAATGAAGCCACAG GTGGCAAATATGTTCCTCGTGCCATCCTGGTGGATCTAGAACCTGGGACCATGGACTCTGTTCGCTCAGGTCCTTTTGGCCAGATCTTTAGACCAGACAACTTTGTATTTG GTCAGTCTGGGGCAGGTAACAACTGGGCCAAAGGCCACTACACAGAGGGCGCCGAGCTGGTTGATTCTGTCCTGGATGTGGTACGGAAGGAG GTCGATGAGCAGATGCTTAACGTGCAGAACAAGAACAGCAGCTACTTTGTGGAATGGATCCCCAACAATGTCAAGACAGCCGTCTGTGACATCCCACCTCGTGGCCTCAAGATGGCAGTCACCTTCATTGGCAATAGCACAGCCATCCAGGAGCTCTTCAAGCGCATCTCGGAGCAGTTCACTGCCATGTTCCGCCGAAAGGCCTTCCTCCACTGGTACACAGGCGAGGGCATGGACGAGATGGAGTTCACCGAAGCTGAGAGCAACATGAACGACCTCGTCTCTGAGTATCAGCAGTACCAGGATGCCACcgcagaagaggaggaggatttCGGTGAGGAGGCCGAAGAGGAGGCCTAA
- the TUBB gene encoding tubulin beta chain isoform X17, translated as MREIVHIQAGQCGNQIGAKFWEVISDEHGIDPTGTYHGDSDLQLDRISVYYNEATGGKYVPRAILVDLEPGTMDSVRSGPFGQIFRPDNFVFGQSGAGNNWAKGHYTEGAELVDSVLDVVRKEAESCDCLQGFQLTHSLGGGTGSGMGTLLISKIREEYPDRIMNTFSVVPSPKVSDTVVEPYNATLSVHQLVENTDETYCIDNEALYDIFTFIGNSTAIQELFKRISEQFTAMFRRKAFLHWYTGEGMDEMEFTEAESNMNDLVSEYQQYQDATAEEEEDFGEEAEEEA; from the exons aTGAGGGAAATCGTGCACATCCAGGCTGGTCAGTGTGGCAACCAGATCGGTGCCAAG TTCTGGGAGGTGATCAGTGATGAACATGGCATCGACCCCACCGGCACCTACCACGGGGACAGCGACCTGCAGCTGGACCGCATCTCTGTGTACTACAATGAAGCCACAG GTGGCAAATATGTTCCTCGTGCCATCCTGGTGGATCTAGAACCTGGGACCATGGACTCTGTTCGCTCAGGTCCTTTTGGCCAGATCTTTAGACCAGACAACTTTGTATTTG GTCAGTCTGGGGCAGGTAACAACTGGGCCAAAGGCCACTACACAGAGGGCGCCGAGCTGGTTGATTCTGTCCTGGATGTGGTACGGAAGGAGGCAGAGAGCTGTGACTGCCTGCAGGGCTTCCAGCTGACCCACTCACTGGGCGGGGGCACAGGCTCTGGAATGGGCACTCTCCTTATCAGCAAGATCCGAGAAGAATACCCTGATCGCATCATGAATACCTTCAGTGTGGTGCCTTCACCCAAAGTGTCTGACACCGTCGTCGAGCCCTACAATGCCACCCTCTCCGTCCATCAGTTGGTAGAGAACACTGATGAGACCTATTGCATTGACAACGAGGCCCTCTATGATATCT TCACCTTCATTGGCAATAGCACAGCCATCCAGGAGCTCTTCAAGCGCATCTCGGAGCAGTTCACTGCCATGTTCCGCCGAAAGGCCTTCCTCCACTGGTACACAGGCGAGGGCATGGACGAGATGGAGTTCACCGAAGCTGAGAGCAACATGAACGACCTCGTCTCTGAGTATCAGCAGTACCAGGATGCCACcgcagaagaggaggaggatttCGGTGAGGAGGCCGAAGAGGAGGCCTAA